One Leptolyngbyaceae cyanobacterium DNA segment encodes these proteins:
- a CDS encoding N-acetylmuramoyl-L-alanine amidase-like domain-containing protein encodes MKKILGLAALISFIAGSATSLIGFRFWLNKPVQAISQPVVSLPSENLEKPNPLPDLKTKEVVGERETLGRFERLMQYATEQKLSDRPMGEIIQVISKQFLGAQYKANLLDRSPEETLFISFDKFDCVLFVETVLAIARGVAIQDYSYQTFTDRLTDQRYRDGQLNGYCSRLHYFSEWITDNQKRNTVNNITQTISSGSLLNKKLNFISNNRRNYPQLVSNDANYQCIVEMENKLDGLTINYIPKNQIRGIYNKLQPGDIIGVATSIKGLDVTHTGFVYKTQNGNLGLIHASPNGIVRISQDLQVYVANVPNSIGITVARPKDPR; translated from the coding sequence ATGAAGAAAATCTTAGGTTTAGCTGCCTTAATTTCTTTCATCGCTGGCAGCGCTACTTCCTTAATAGGTTTCCGATTTTGGCTAAATAAGCCCGTTCAGGCGATTTCTCAACCTGTGGTTTCCCTCCCCAGTGAGAATTTAGAAAAGCCAAATCCGCTACCCGATTTAAAAACTAAAGAAGTGGTTGGGGAGCGGGAGACTTTGGGACGTTTTGAACGATTGATGCAGTATGCTACCGAGCAGAAATTGAGCGATCGCCCGATGGGAGAAATTATACAAGTTATCTCTAAACAATTCCTTGGCGCTCAGTATAAAGCAAATTTATTAGATCGGTCGCCAGAAGAAACATTATTTATATCTTTTGACAAATTTGACTGCGTACTGTTTGTAGAAACGGTGTTAGCGATCGCGCGCGGCGTCGCCATCCAAGATTACTCGTATCAAACTTTTACCGATCGCTTAACCGATCAACGTTACCGCGATGGACAATTGAACGGATATTGCAGCCGATTACATTATTTTTCGGAATGGATTACTGATAATCAAAAACGCAATACAGTAAACAATATCACCCAAACTATTAGTAGTGGAAGCCTGCTCAATAAAAAACTTAATTTTATTAGTAACAACAGGCGAAATTATCCACAACTTGTCAGCAACGATGCTAATTACCAGTGCATTGTTGAAATGGAAAATAAACTTGATGGATTAACTATTAATTATATTCCGAAAAACCAGATTCGCGGCATATATAACAAACTTCAGCCAGGGGACATTATAGGAGTAGCTACTAGCATCAAAGGTTTAGATGTCACTCACACTGGCTTTGTTTACAAAACCCAAAATGGCAATCTCGGTTTAATTCATGCCTCACCCAATGGAATAGTCAGGATTTCCCAAGATTTGCAAGTATATGTAGCAAACGTACCAAATTCAATTGGTATTACTGTTGCTCGACCAAAAGATCCACGATAA